gctgtttcagaTAAAGCCTCTGACCTCTTCGTATCTCTCCAACAGATATAACTCACTCAGTGACAAATGGCACAAAGTCAAAGCACAGGCTGCTGTTCAACGTCAGCATCCCAAACCATGAAAAGATCACTACTGCTGAACTACAGCTCTTCTTCCTCCCGGATACAGGGTCAAGGGTCACCTCCCACAGTTTCAAGACCACCGTCAAAGTCTATGAAGTGGATTACAACAATTTCAAATCCACAACCCAGCTACTTGTTGGCAGAGAGGTGACAGGTTCACAGAGCACATGGGTGACATTGGATGTGACTACAGCTATTCAGAGTTGGATCATGTCAGGCCATGGAACGACTGGATTTGATGTAGTGGTGGATAGGAAGGACTGTGTGGTTTCTGGAAAAGAAGTAGTTGGCTGTTTAAATATGAGTATGTCTGTTCGAGATAACACTTCAGCGGCTTTGATAGTCTTCTCAGATGACCTGGGTagcaggaggagggagacaAAGAAGGAACTTCAAGAGATGATCCTCCATGAAGAGGAAACCATTTTACATTCTGGTGCAGACTGGAACAGAGGGTATCAACTTCCAAATGAGATCCTAGAGGCTCAGCATCCAAGGCGGAGgagaagaaaggcagagagggagtACTGCCAACGGACCTCTCTCAAAGTCAACTTTAAAGACATCGGCTGGGACCGCTGGATCGTGGCGCCTCCAGAATATGATGCATTTGAATGTCGAGGATTGTGTTACCACCCACTGACGGATGAATCAACCCCATCCAAACATGCCCTCATCCAGACACTGATGAACATCAGGAACCCCAAGAAGGCCAACATGGCATGTTGTGTCCCCATCAAACTGGACCCCATCACTGTCATGTATCAGGAGAATGGGCGCCTCACTATAAGATACCTGTATGAAGAGATGAAGGTGGCAGAGTGTGGATGCAGGTAGTCAGAAATAATTGATGTACTCACCGTTGCAGCACAGATGATTATAATGGTTCTGCTGCATTTCATTCAATACAGGCTGATGTTCGCTGTTGATAGATCATATAACAACCTCCATGCCCATGTTTTCCAAATAAAATAGATCCAAAtgggaaactgtgaaaaagttagctttttaagggtttttaactaaacatgacaaaacagaaaaccaaagaaATCAGATATGTTTACACAATATATTTAATGTGCATTGAAAAGCTTGACCTAATATGTTTcaatttgtcatatttttacagtacaagtgtattattattttatgttgcaaattatgaaaaacagcaaaaaagacAAGTAATAAGtaagaaagaaattaaaaaaaaaaaacttccataaATTTTGTTGGCAATGGACATCTTTAattactactacaactactatagaatgatattttttgttgtattttttgtaaaagattaaaatgaatgaatgctgAACCAGATCCATTAGCAATGTCATGTTTGTAAAAAGTAATTTCAATAATAATATGTGAGGGGTAAAATTGACCTCTTGGCAGTGGTAGGATGACATTTAATCACAGCTGATCATCTGCTAATCTTGTGCTAGACATAATGTAAATCTGTACATTACTATTGTAATTTGTTTATGTTAATGTATATGACGTAGTCTGTAAACCGCTGACACATAGAAATATGGGACCTGTACAGTGTATCCAGTTATTTTGCTACATTGCTGCTGTTGCTTCCACTATAAGAGAAAATGTGTAGAAAATTCTGTGTTGCTAATGCAGGTCAGCTGTGACACACTTCTACAGTGGACACAACTGCAAGGTCTGTATTAATAGATATCAGGTAGATCATCATccttttaataaaaaattatCCAGAATTTGATGGAAACGATTTTTCCCTGCAGTTTCAATCTGCCAAATCTACAATAAAATTGGtctcagtgtgcatgtgtgtatgtgcatgtgtgtgtgtgtaaaaccctaaaaaaaattaatctgtATACCTTCCAGTtgaatgtttttactgtatgtctgtataaTTCCTAttttaaataagaataaatgtGATAATTCAACAAATAAGTCTGTCTTGAATTCATTATTACATTCTACTTATAACCTTACACACAATCATGTCGCACTTGAAACTCTAAAACATTTCAGTGACTCCTTTAATTCCAGCTAATTATTTGCTTCTCACAGGATTTCACTTTGTAATCCATGGTAAAATTCAGCCATTTCTGAGTAAGcctcaacatacagtatttgcagTTAAATCTCATGAAGTTTCATACAGTATGAATTACCAGTTGTAACAGAATTACAGAAACCTCACAAGAGCAATAATAGCAATTTAAATAGTTGAGTGTCATAGAGGAGATTGTTTATCTTGTGCTGATAAGTTCTAAATGTGGCAGGCAGGCAGATTTTCCCCTCTTTACAAATTTACTGTGTCTATAATTAACCATCATCTGTGGATGTTTGCAGCTGTTTGTTCTGGGAAAGCATCCAAAGCATTACTAGTTGggtaaatttgtatttgtacgTGTGATTTACAGTCACATTCTCTTTTAGGTTTTGCCCATAGCTGTGAATGGACCACAGTGAGTGCAGCTGTGCTTTTAATCTGACGACCCTGTCATCCCCTTGCAGTGACTGGTAGACACCAACTGGAATAGTTGTAGTTGAACTCACCTTTGGCCGGCAGAGAGAGCAAGGAGTGTTGAAATTGtagtagaaaaagcacaggtgtaaataatcaaattaatgatGAATAATTCCATTTGCTTTGGTATTGTGCatgttggctcactgtcatGCTGTCACGGCTTACTGGCACactagaaaaacaaaaccattgttaaggttattagtaacacctgtgtttttcctactatgacgagtcaaaatgtctgctttgGAAAAGGCCCATCACTTTGGTAAACTGTTTCCTGGAAAGGGTGGAGAATTGCAGTGCAGTGACCAATTACACCTGTgactatttttcatttaatgtaaaatggaaatgtaaaaagaacattttattgGGAAGACACAGTGCCAAAACACTCTCATTCTCATGGGATGTTTTTGTCACTAAAGTAGCAGTGGGGACGCTTGAATCCTGCAGTTAGTTATAACTGTGTGTCCCACTCCTTGTTAGAtagtgaaaacagctgtgtaTCCACTCTGCAGTCATCAGGCACTGTCAAGAGATACTTCTATAGCAGGTGATATTCTGTTAAAGTTGGTTTAGTCTACTTATGTGAATGCTTATGTACCGTATAAGCATATGCAAATTTAGACGTCACCAAGAGGGTATTTTAAgcctgtgtttttatttgtttgccattttttcCCCAGAGTTGCTTTTTTGCCTCTGTTCCATTAAAATTTTTGTTAAATACCCTACACAGCCCTGATCCACCCATGCAGGGGTTTTCACTTTTTTGCCTGAAAAGACCTGTTTTTACTGTTGGTGTGTACAGACTGTGTTTGCTTAACATCTCATCCGGGTGGTACTGTTTACACCATATTATTTCTTGGAGTTTGGTGACCTCATGTAATTCCCAGCATAGCTCCACCCACCTCCAACCTGAACTAAAGTCTAATTAACCacaataactgaaaacacctgtgtgaatgtgaaaggTTTTTAGTAAAACTTTTTTCACATGGATTCCTGCTCATCATCCTTTTCCAAGCATTCCAGTgcaaaatataatataacacCCTTATCATTAACAcgcaaaaaaaaccccaaaaacctCATTGCAAGTGTGAACCCAAACTGCAACAACTAGGCAAGGAGTAAACTGCCTTTGGATCTGAAGCAGCGAAAGAAGCTAGGGAACTTAAACTACATATTTTGTAGCAAACCATGAAGGTCAAATAGTTGATTTAGGCTTTTTCAACTTTGTAACTGTACTGCTACTTTTTAGCTTTTCACATTGCATTATTCTTAAATAGGTCAATtaactttttgttgttgttgttgttggtggtgtACAGGGTTTTGTGAAATCCTGTAAAAATCCATGTATAATGTCTGCACGTAGTATGTTATTCACATCATCCCTGACACAGCAACCCCTGATTTACCAAAATCCTATTTGTCTGTAAATTTCCTCACATGGGGTTTTGTGTgtgcaacaaacacaaactattTTAATTTACCCTAAacttaatataatataatattttgttaCTAATGTTTAATTTGACTGTTACaagaaaattacaatttaaaacAGAGGCCAATATAACATGAAGGTAGAAACaacatgcaaatgttttgaATCCCatcttcaaatataaataaagatattctTTGTACTATAATTAGGGCTGtcaatcaattaaaatatttaatcacaATTAATCGAATGACTGTCCATAGTAAAGTGCAAATTAATCACACGTTTTTTATCTGTTCGAATTTTACCataaatggacatttttcaagTGTTAATACTCTTCATCCTCAACATGAGAGTGGACTAGATATGCTTGCtttatgcaaatgtatgcatttattGTTGGAAATCaattaacaacacaaaacaatgacaaagaaACCCTCACAGGTacagcatttagctttttaaaaataggcTCAAATCATAAGTTATGGCTCTCTCAAGCTCAACAGGCAACAGATGGGCACATTGGCCAGCTAAATTTTCCATTACTTCAGTACTGATTAAAGATCACTCCCTGGATCCCTCACTTCAAAAGCAAATCACACAATGTAATTGTGTCCAACCTCACATGGGAAAAATAAGGCTCACAAAAACATCCCTTTACGCCATGGGATAAAAACAGGATAGTATAAAATGAAGCAAACAATAAATAAGTGAGCAGGAAAGAGTGGAAAGGgagtataaaaaataaattactttcACTCTTTGGTCATCATACAGATTGTGTAACTTTGATACAGTGGTGGCTCTCCAACAGTCAAGTATAGTCGTTGGATGCGATCCAAATTATGTCATGCAGACCCTCGTTCTCTACAATGTTAAGTGGCCTGCAAGCTGTAGCTACACATTTAGCTATTGCTGTTGAAAGCTTGCTGCTTGTAGGTTTGTCCATGGGTTTCCCTAGCACACTATCAAGTGTGGTTTGCTGCAACTGGGATTGTTGGAGACTAATGAGGCTGCCTGCACTAGCATTAGCACTTAGCATTTAAGACTAGATGTAATAATAACAACTTTGTTATAGTAATAACTTTAGATTGACAGAGCTTTGAAGCTGAGCTTGCCATTCAAAATACCTTTTTTATCCATTGTTCCTTGCTAGTTGCCATCTGACTTAATGCTAGAGGACAAAACTACAGGTGAGGCAAGGGATCACCATAACAGAACCTGCGTTAATGCGGTCAAAAATAATTAGTGGCATTAAAATGAATTTGGTTTAACATGTTAATTTTGACAACCCttaatataataacaaataataccAATCATTTCCCATACACTTAATTGTCATCATATTGCACAATTTTAGctttgaaaatatttgaagTCAGTGACACATCTTATCAGAGCTGAATTCCCTGTGACAGGACCAATGAGGGTTCATATAGACACCTACACATCCTTCCTGGGTAACCAAAAATCACTCGTctaaaaatagaacaaataaCAAGGCAAGCAATcctattttaacatttttggaaagccaagaaaataattggcttTGGCCTCATAAGATACTCCCCCCCAAAGGAGTCATCAACAGTGTGCAAGTCAGTTTAAAATGTCTGAATCGTcggtttgttgttttgtttttacacaacCATTTATAATAtgataaaatagatttttttggccacttgagggcagcacaacaagctgtaaacacaaaactgacatCACTGTACAGAGTTTATATGTAACAGTGGCTTATGTACACATAAGCAGTCACTTAGCGTCATGTTGCTGTTCGCCTGacaaatgtaaatccaatattcactcttcttttacctttgttttgctctccaccaactgCAGAGGGATAAATCTGGCTCTTTAGTTGCTAagtgcttcactatgttcaccagttaaCTGCTAgttttgtctttctgctgtttggtgctggctGGGTAGGTTTTTAGGTAAGCCTTAAATTTTTAGAGCTTCTTTACtgaaacagcttcctgctgtggctgaaaacaatactaagaataataaaagtgaaacaaaacagaggtGTGAACtcaaaaggaaaacaatgaGTTAAAAGACTCTAAAATGCTCCATCGCAGAGTTGCAAACTGCAGAATTGCATTATAATTCTACAAGGGAtgcctctgacattacacataGTGATTTGTTCAGTtagtaatattaaaatatttattagagCAGATTTTAAGGCACAATTGACAGAGGCAAATATATTAGTAATCTCTTTTCAAGTCCACATGATGTTGGAATTTCAGTGGGCTAACTAGCTTACTGAGATAGCaactctgtttctgttttttaaacctTGCCTACTGACCTGTAAGTTAACCAATTAGTTTATTTCAGCCTCAAGAGCAGGCTTCCCTTTAGAGAATACTTAAATTCCAAAACTAAGTTTGTAGTTGCTTTTTTATTTCAAGCAAGTTAACAGTTTGGGATTTCAACATCTAAGCCATTGCTGTaacttgtttttgtatttgacaCGTGAGGGCAAGGTATGACAGAATACGGTGTTTCATAGGAATTGATTGCTGTCCTGAAAACTGGCATAGGGGATTGTATTATGTAAGGTGTATTAAAATTTAAGAGGTTAAGATTAGCTGGGCTCCGCATAGCATTTGGAAGCATATGACGTCTGGCTGCATAATTCTGAGCTGCAAAAATGTCTGGATCAGCGTCTTACAGGGTCCTGAGCTGACCACATTATTGATGTCAGGTTCAAGTTCATTGCACAGATCTAACTCTTCAGCAAATATATCATATGAATTAAATGAAAGAGTGAAAACTTGTCATCTTGGTACATACAATTCAGAGGGATACTTTTTGTTGTTCCACAATCCACCCAGTGAAAAGataaaattattgattaaaaaatacaagaaactAGGCAAAAcaataatgtggaaaaaatagCAAAGCAGGGGAAAGAGGGAAGTAAGCAAATAATTCAGCATTCTATCCAGATAAAGACTTTCCAATCAACCTTTTGTTCCTGTATCCAGAGTGTgggagtgattttttttttatacccaATTCTGATCCGGAGTGTTTTAAGGCGGCTTTGCCACGTGACCACAAACTGTGTAATCATGTCATCAGTGAAGTGACCCAGACATGACCCCTAAAGCTACCAACAGCACCAAAATACACCACTATAAGCCTTCATAACAGAccattgagagagagagtgagagggagggagggagaaggagtgtGAGAGTTTTTGATCAGGCATTCGCAATTATCTGCCCACCCTGGACATATTTCTTACCTGTCATCCCTCGAATTTTGTATCTAAAAGAAACGTAGAAGTTGTCAAATATAGGATAAATATTTTAACACGGTAAATTCGGTAAATGGTGGACTGTAATTCAAGCCATTTACTATTACTTACAAGACTATAATGTAATTGTAAGTAATAGTAAATGTGTCAATTACATTAATAAGTCTTGGACAAAGACAAAGCAACCGTAtaagttaaataaaagtaaGAACCCAAACATGTATTTTGTTTGCATGAGAAAAGGTTAGAAACTGCACCTCTGATTCACCGATTTTTATTCTGTCTGCTATTGTCTGCTGGCTGAAGCACCACAGATAATGCGATTAAAGGTTTATTGGGGCCAAAAGCCTCttatgttgatgttgttgtccaaaaaaaacTATGACAATGACAGTGTTCCCTCCTACAAAACCCACCATCTCTCTACACAGACAAATGAACTAACACAACCCAGTGAAAGAGAGGACAGAATAGTTCTCTTTCTGTCAGTGATGGCGCAACACACACCACCACTGCTAGTGATGCTTCTCTTATGTACCCTTTCTGCCAGCTCATCATTCCAGCCAGCTCTGGTGTTAGAAATGGCTAAGATTCTGCTGGAAAACTACTGCTTCCCTGAGAACCTGGTTGGGATGCAGGAAGCCATCCAACAAGCCATCAACAGCGGAGAAATCCTGCAGATTTCAGACAGAAAGACCCTGGCAGCTGTGCTGACAGTCGGAGTACAAGGGGCACTGAACGATCCGCGGTTGACTGTTTCATATGAGCCCAATTTTGTCCCAGTGATGCCACTGATGCTGCCATCTCTTCCAATAGAGCAACTGATCCGGCTGGTGAAGAACTCTGTCAAGCTGGATATCCTTGAAAATAACATTGGCTACTTGCGGATAGATCGGATCATTGGTGAGGAGACAGCAGCAAAGCTTGGCTCTTTGCTGAGGGAAAACATCTGGGACAAAGTTGCTCACACATCCTCACTGATCTTTGACCTGAGGTACAGCACAGCAGGAGAACAGTCTGGAGTTCCCTTTATAATCTCCTATTTCTCGGACTCTGAGCCCCTCGTTCATATTGACACTGTGTATGACAGGCCTTCAAATACAACCAGGGAGTTGTGGACCATTCCGTCGATAATGGCAGAAAGATATGGAAAGAAGAAGGACGTGATTATCTTGACCAGTAAGCGTACCATTGGGGCGGCTGAAGCAGTGGCATATACACTAAAACACCTAAAGAGGGCCATCATAGTTGGAGAAAGGTCGGCTGGTGGGTCAGTAAAAGTCAAAAAGATTAGGATCGCCCAGTCAGAGTTCTACATAACAGTTCCTGTGGCAAGATCTGTCAGTCCAATCACAGGCCAGAGCTGGGAAGTGAGTGGTGTTTCCCCGACAGTCAACGTCAATTCCAAGGAAGCTGTTACAAAAGCCAAGTCCCTTCTGGCTGTAAGGGGTGCCATTCCTAAAGCTGTACAACATATCTCCGACATAATCGGGAGGTTCTATGCTTTCACTGACAGAGTTCCAGCTCTTCTTCAACATTTGCTATCTACAGACTTATTCTCTATTGTATCTGAGGAGGACCTTGCAGTCTGTCTCAACCAGGACCTCCAGACTGTGTCTGAAGATCCACGACTAATCATTAAATACATGCAAAACAATGCTGCCATTGTAGAGGAGGATGCTGAGCTTTACAAAGTCCCAGAAGATCCACAGTTATTACAAGCAATGGTTGATAAAATGTTCAAAGTGGAAATTCTCCCTGGTAATACTGGATATCTGCGTTTTGACAAGTTTGTCAAGTTGTCTGCAGTGGATAAATTTGATGAGCTCATGGCCAAAAAGGTGTGGGAGCCCCTCAAAGATACTAATAACCTGATTATTGATCTGCGCTATAACACTGGTGGATCCTCTACCTCTCTTGCACTTATACTGTCTTATCTGCAGGATTCCGCCCAGAACTATAATTTTTTCACAATATATGACCGAATTCAgaacacaacaacagaacatGGCTCTCTGCCCAAAATTACAGGCCCAACCTATGGCTCCAAACGTGGGGTTTACGTGTTGACCAGCTACTACACAGCAAGCGTTGGGGAGGAGTTTGCTTACCTGATGCAGTCCCTACATCGTGGCACAGTCATTGGGGAAATCACATCAGGTACCCTGATGCACTCAAAGACATTTCAAATAGAGGAAACATATATTACCATCACTGTGCCCTTCATAAACTTCATAGACAACAATGGGGAATGCTGGCTGGGAGGTGGTGTGGTCCCTGATTCCATTGTATTAGCCGAGGAAGCTGTGGACCACGTTCATGAGATTGCAGATTTTCACCATGGGCTCAGGTCCCTCATAGAGGAAACAGGGAAATTGTTAGAAAAGCACTATGCAATCCATGAAGTTGCACTAAAGGTCAGCAAGGTGCTGCTGAGTAAATGGGCTGAAGGTTTTTACTGGTCTGTGGTTGACTTTGAATCTCTGGCATCTCAGCTGACAGCAGACCTCCAAGAGACTTCAGGCGATCACCGCCTCCACATCTTCCATTGTGATGTTGAGCCTGAGTCACTTCATGAAGTCCCAAAGATCCCTACAGCAGAAGAAGTGGGATATATAATCAACGCTCTGTTTAAAACTGAGCTTCTGCCAGGTAATGTTGGCTATCTAAGGTTTGACATGATGGCAGATGTAGAGGTGGTAAAAGCCATTGGGCCTCAGCTGATAACGTCTGTGTGGAGCAAGATATTGAACACAGATGCCCTCATAATTGACATGAGGTACAACACTGGTGGTTATTCAACAGCCATCCCCCTCTTGTGCACCTATTTCTTTGATACTGAACCTTTGCGGCATCTTTACACTGTTTTCGACCGCACCACAACCACCATGACAGAGGTCATGACATTGCctcaggtcagaggtcaaaggtatGGGTCCTCCAAGGACGTCTACATCCTCACCAGTCATATGACCGGGTCAGCAGCTGAAGTGTTCACCCGCACTATGAAGGACCTGAATCGGGCCACAATCATTGGGGAGCCAACAATTGGAGGGTCTTTATCAAGTGGAACCTATCAGATCGGGGACAGCGTTCTGTACGCTTCCATCCCTAACCAGATTGTTTTGAGTGCCATCACTGGGAAAGTGTGGAGCCTTGCAGGGGTTGAGCCTCATGTTTTTGCCCAGGCAAATAATGCTCTTCCTGTAGCACAGAGGATTATTGCAGCAAGGCTGTTAAAGACAGACCAAGGGGCATAGTTTCTCACATTGTATTctcatttcctttaaaaatgattcCTTCATTTTGTCCTGTGTTTAACACTACTTCAATGAGAGTCCAGTTTTTAAAAGCTGAATTTGTTAGCAGCCTTGTAGTTAATGTTGCACACAAACCAATGATGTGGTCCACCGAccacagctacagtatataaaacagACTTAAACCTGTAATGAAATTTAATCATTGAGTAATGTTTTGCCGATTGATCCTTCATTTAAAGTCAGTAATGTGTCCCAGAACCTTCCCTACTGTGTAATTAAAGGGGAGGTCACCTTGTATAAGAGAGCTGTCAACGCAAGAAGAATCTCATTtgtctggttttggttttagcGTCACATGGTTTCAGAAGCCTACAgtagtagtaaaaaaaaaagaatattttgattttttttttctttaacatggATAGCATTTTTACATGGGTAGCattcatacaaaaatgtatttgttccAAGATCAAACAGCTGCCTCTGCTATGacatttacttttacatttaaggtcttaattaattttacatttaagtcTCCCTGCCTGCATGCAGAGAGACTTGCAGTGAATGAGTATGTATGGATTCAGTGTATATCTCATTACAGCAAGGCACTTATAAGTTGTGGATAGGATCAAACCTTACATCTATTTATTATCCATTAAAAACACTATAGAGGATATGTCTGATAATCCATTTACATTACAATTGCCTCATTTCAGTGTGAACAAGTGAATAAGTATTGTGAATCAAACAACTTTCAGGTTTATAAATATCCACCAAACATCAgtatttaaattacattaaactttttcatttatacgatgacatacagtataacccCACCTGTATAATTTCATTCACATTATGTtaagtttttctcttttgttttcaaaaatcattattattatgtgtgttATTTCCtttgattacattttaaatataatgcaTTGTGAGGTAAATATTCTGTCAGCCCATATTTATGGATGAAAAATGATTGGATCATTATATAGATGTATgttaatgtatttcattatgttggataatgtgttgttttttgtttgtttgtttgttttgttttgatttgatttttggtAAATGTCTTTGAATTCCTGTGAttctttgctttttgctttgCACTGTTTTTTCAGTCTGGTGTAATGATGTCTGAGCTTGTTTTATTTCCTAACTGCACAActgaccagcagagggagcaCGTACCAAACAAACCTAAAATGAATCTTGCTGTTCACATCCAAAGGAGACACACTCAATCACCAACTAAGCTGAAGTGCTGCCATTAAATGTGTACCATTtatg
This sequence is a window from Thunnus albacares chromosome 20, fThuAlb1.1, whole genome shotgun sequence. Protein-coding genes within it:
- the rbp3 gene encoding retinol-binding protein 3 isoform X2 is translated as MAQHTPPLLVMLLLCTLSASSSFQPALVLEMAKILLENYCFPENLVGMQEAIQQAINSGEILQISDRKTLAAVLTVGVQGALNDPRLTVSYEPNFVPVMPLMLPSLPIEQLIRLVKNSVKLDILENNIGYLRIDRIIGEETAAKLGSLLRENIWDKVAHTSSLIFDLRYSTAGEQSGVPFIISYFSDSEPLVHIDTVYDRPSNTTRELWTIPSIMAERYGKKKDVIILTSKRTIGAAEAVAYTLKHLKRAIIVGERSAGGSVKVKKIRIAQSEFYITVPVARSVSPITGQSWEVSGVSPTVNVNSKEAVTKAKSLLAVRGAIPKAVQHISDIIGRFYAFTDRVPALLQHLLSTDLFSIVSEEDLAVCLNQDLQTVSEDPRLIIKYMQNNAAIVEEDAELYKVPEDPQLLQAMVDKMFKVEILPGNTGYLRFDKFVKLSAVDKFDELMAKKVWEPLKDTNNLIIDLRYNTGGSSTSLALILSYLQDSAQNYNFFTIYDRIQNTTTEHGSLPKITGPTYGSKRGVYVLTSYYTASVGEEFAYLMQSLHRGTVIGEITSGTLMHSKTFQIEETYITITVPFINFIDNNGECWLGGGVVPDSIVLAEEAVDHVHEIADFHHGLRSLIEETGKLLEKHYAIHEVALKVSKVLLSKWAEGFYWSVVDFESLASQLTADLQETSGDHRLHIFHCDVEPESLHEVPKIPTAEEVGYIINALFKTELLPGNVGYLRFDMMADVEVVKAIGPQLITSVWSKILNTDALIIDMRYNTGGYSTAIPLLCTYFFDTEPLRHLYTVFDRTTTTMTEVMTLPQVRGQRYGSSKDVYILTSHMTGSAAEVFTRTMKDLNRATIIGEPTIGGSLSSGTYQIGDSVLYASIPNQIVLSAITGKVWSLAGVEPHVFAQANNALPVAQRIIAIVNLRAQVPTIIEESATLIADNYAFEDVGADVAAKLKGLLANSEYSMVVSKASLEAKLSADLKTLSGDKSLKTTSNTPVLPPMDYSPEMYIELIKVSFHTDIFENNIGYLRFDMFGDFEEVKAIAQIIVEHVWNKVVNTDAMIIDLRNNLGGPTTAISGFCSYFFDADKQIVLDKLYDRPSGTTTELQTLPELTGIRYGSKKSLIILTSGATAGAAEEFVYIMKKLGRAMIVGETTAGGSHPPKTFRVGETDIFLSIPTVHSDTAAGPAWEGAGIAPHIPVSADAALGTAKGIFNKHFAGQK
- the gdf2 gene encoding growth/differentiation factor 2, producing the protein MQNSRTFLFQVCLSLVVSTGSCTCKPLNNDIQSGDPEGFYSQLSEEDLLEEEDAELNMENLLGTMKEGFLRKLNLSDVPQEHSKIYPPQFMMELYNKYASNSTAIPQSDVIRSFTVQDITHSVTNGTKSKHRLLFNVSIPNHEKITTAELQLFFLPDTGSRVTSHSFKTTVKVYEVDYNNFKSTTQLLVGREVTGSQSTWVTLDVTTAIQSWIMSGHGTTGFDVVVDRKDCVVSGKEVVGCLNMSMSVRDNTSAALIVFSDDLGSRRRETKKELQEMILHEEETILHSGADWNRGYQLPNEILEAQHPRRRRRKAEREYCQRTSLKVNFKDIGWDRWIVAPPEYDAFECRGLCYHPLTDESTPSKHALIQTLMNIRNPKKANMACCVPIKLDPITVMYQENGRLTIRYLYEEMKVAECGCR